In one window of Brassica rapa cultivar Chiifu-401-42 chromosome A07, CAAS_Brap_v3.01, whole genome shotgun sequence DNA:
- the LOC103828244 gene encoding clathrin light chain 1 gives MASFDEGDFPAQTTHSPSQPDNFFMSDHNISEAHPPPSTQHSLNRDGDGDDDFGSENNPASPNHANGNDDALFASDGPFLRLEWRWKRKRRRCAIKKAFYEKREKTIETKKADNREREKSELISREVPNIDKKRGKNDPDKKPSMIVIQGPKPGKPTDLGRMRQIFLKLKTNPPPHMMPPPPPAKMPKTENLQRKQRGQKKNMLHLKQ, from the exons ATGGCCTCTTTCGATGAGGGGGACTTCCCCGCTCAGACCACCCATTCTCCGTCCCAACCGGACAATTTCTTCATGAGCGACCACAATATCTCTGAGGCCCATCCTCCACCCTCGACTCAACATTCGTTGAATCgagatggagatggagatgaTGATTTTGGATCTGAAAATAATCCCGCCTCCCCCAACCATGCCAACGGCAACGACGACGCGTTATTCGCCTCCGACGGGCCATTCTTACGCCTTGAGTGGCGCTG gaaaagaaagagaaggagaTGCGCAATCAAGAAGGCCTTCTACGAGAAAAGAGAGAAGACCATCGAGACCAAGAAGGCTGATAACCGCGAAAGGGAGAAG AGCGAGCTTATCTCGCGTGAGGTTCCCAACATTGACAAGAAGCGAGGGAAAAATGATCCCGACAAGAAACCATCCATGATTGTTATCCAGGGTCCTAAACCTGGGAAGCCCACCGATCTTGGGAGAATGAGGCAGATTTTCCTCAAGCTCAAGACTAATCCACCACCCCACATGATGCCTCCTCCGCCCCCAGCCAAAATGCCAAAGACGGAAAACCTGCAGCGGAAACAAAGGGGGCAGAAGAAAAACATGCTTCACCTGAAACAGTGA
- the EXPB1 gene encoding expansin-B1 precursor, with the protein MQLLSTLCFLFLQLLSRGDASASHSNRHRSAPHWLPATATWYGSPEGDGSSGGACGYGSLVDVKPFKARVGAVSPLLFKSGEGCGACYKVRCLDKTICSKRAVTIIVTDQSPSGPSARAKHTHFDLSGAAFGHLSIPGHSGIMRNRGLISVLYRQTACKYREKNIAFHVNAGSTAYWLSLLIEYEDGEGDIGSMHIRQAGSKEWIAMKHIWGANWCIVGGPLKGPLSVKLTTLSNNKTLSAADVIPKKWVPKATYTSRLNFSPVL; encoded by the exons ATGCAGCTCCTATCGACACTCTGCTTCTTGTTCTTGCAGCTGCTGTCGAGAGGAGACGCATCCGCCTCTCACTCTAATCGCCACAGATCAGCCCCTCACTGGCTCCCCGCCACCGCCACCTGGTACGGAAGTCCCGAAGGCGACGGCAGCAGCG GAGGAGCATGCGGATACGGGTCGCTGGTGGACGTGAAGCCGTTCAAGGCTCGTGTTGGAGCAGTGAGTCCGTTGCTGTTCAAGAGCGGCGAAGGCTGCGGCGCTTGCTACAAGGTCAGGTGCCTGGATAAGACCATCTGCTCAAAGAGAGCAGTCACAATAATTGTCACAGACCAGTCACCGTCAGGACCATCTGCTCGAGCAAAGCACACTCACTTTGACCTTAGTGGCGCCGCATTCGGCCATCTGTCAATCCCCGGCCATTCCGGCATCATGCGCAACCGCGGCCTCATCTCCGTCCTCTACCGCCA gacgGCATGCAAATACAGAGAGAAGAACATAGCATTCCACGTGAACGCAGGATCAACAGCTTATTGGTTATCTCTTCTCATTGAGTATGAAGACGGAGAAGGGGACATTGGCTCTATGCACATTCGTCAA GCGGGGTCGAAGGAGTGGATAGCAATGAAGCACATATGGGGAGCAAACTGGTGCATCGTCGGAGGACCACTAAAGGGACCACTCTCCGTTAAGCTCACCACTTTGTCAAACAACAAAACGCTGTCCGCAGCCGACGTCATCCCCAAAAAATGGGTTCCCAAAGCTACTTACACCTCCCGCCTCAACTTCTCCCCTGTCCTCTAA
- the LOC103828147 gene encoding tetraspanin-19 isoform X1, whose protein sequence is MVRMVRSCLQSMLKLVNSLLGMVGVAVILYAVWLIRQWQQQTGSLPFSHPLPWFISAFLCLGALLCLVTCAGHIAAETVNGCCLYFYMGFIVLLIMVEGGVIADTFLNPDWKQDFPEDPTGAFYRFSKFVESNYKICRWIGLSIVSVQGASVLLAMLLKALGPHRHYDSDDEYDVSTVALLRDARQPHPYVVGEPIYGPKPDSWTVRINERANR, encoded by the exons ATGGTGAGGATGGTGAGAAGCTGCTTACAGTCGATGCTGAAGCTGGTGAATTCCCTTCTTGGCATGGTTGGGGTCGCCGTGATCCTCTACGCTGTTTGGCTCATCAGGCAATGGCAACAACAAACTGGATCTCTCCCTTTCTCTCACCCTCTTCCTTG GTTCATTTCTGCTTTTCTTTGTCTCGGGGCTCTTCTCTGTCTTGTCACTTGCGCTGGCCACATCGCTGCTGAAACCGTTAATGGTTGCTGTCTTTATTTT TATATGGGATTCATCGTCTTGCTTATTATGGTTGAAGGTGGTGTCATCGCCGATACCTTTCTAAACCCTGACTGGAAACAG GACTTTCCAGAGGATCCAACTGGTGCCTTCTACCGTTTCTCCAAGTTCGTCGAGTCTAACTATAAGATTTGCAGATGGATTGGTCTCTCCATTGTCTCTGTCCAG GGTGCATCAGTTCTATTGGCCATGTTGCTCAAAGCTCTTGGGCCTCACCGGCATTATGACAGTGACGATGAGTATGATGTGAGCACGGTTGCACTCCTCCGGGATGCTCGCCAGCCTCATCCATACGTTGTTGGAGAACCTATTTATGGACCCAAACCGGATTCGTGGACTGTTAGGATTAATGAAAGAGCCAACCGGTAA
- the LOC103828147 gene encoding tetraspanin-19 isoform X2, translated as MVRMVRSCLQSMLKLVNSLLGMVGVAVILYAVWLIRQWQQQTGSLPFSHPLPWFISAFLCLGALLCLVTCAGHIAAETVNGCCLYFYMGFIVLLIMVEGGVIADTFLNPDWKQLSFRTFQRIQLVPSTVSPSSSSLTIRFADGLVSPLSLSRVHQFYWPCCSKLLGLTGIMTVTMSMM; from the exons ATGGTGAGGATGGTGAGAAGCTGCTTACAGTCGATGCTGAAGCTGGTGAATTCCCTTCTTGGCATGGTTGGGGTCGCCGTGATCCTCTACGCTGTTTGGCTCATCAGGCAATGGCAACAACAAACTGGATCTCTCCCTTTCTCTCACCCTCTTCCTTG GTTCATTTCTGCTTTTCTTTGTCTCGGGGCTCTTCTCTGTCTTGTCACTTGCGCTGGCCACATCGCTGCTGAAACCGTTAATGGTTGCTGTCTTTATTTT TATATGGGATTCATCGTCTTGCTTATTATGGTTGAAGGTGGTGTCATCGCCGATACCTTTCTAAACCCTGACTGGAAACAG CTTTCTTTCAGGACTTTCCAGAGGATCCAACTGGTGCCTTCTACCGTTTCTCCAAGTTCGTCGAGTCTAACTATAAGATTTGCAGATGGATTGGTCTCTCCATTGTCTCTGTCCAG GGTGCATCAGTTCTATTGGCCATGTTGCTCAAAGCTCTTGGGCCTCACCGGCATTATGACAGTGACGATGAGTATGATGTGA
- the LOC103828148 gene encoding uncharacterized protein LOC103828148 isoform X1, translated as MILSPWLSLTPVVASPSLRPPPYSVFHPLSSIPFPSLRCSCLSSKPTPHGFSVLASEIPWEDKNVWSTFALYMFCLHIPLSFGGLSILARTLHTPLLHPQTQVLSLVLLQLLELSLTLFLLRSTAKPQFKSFNFLKGTNNSVGRNWVVGSALGFGTLVAFIFLTSLVAHQLFPSQDVHNSELDKIIESGEVSRIGCFVLYCVVAPILEEIVYRRFLLTSLASTMELRKALLISSGVFAASHFSGEDFVQLFGIGCLLGGCYSWSGNLASSVVVHSLYNALTLLLALPS; from the exons ATGATTCTATCCCCATGGCTTTCCCTCACGCCGGTGGTGGCTAGTCCTTCCCTCCGACCACCACCATATTCAGTGTTTCACCCTCTCTCCTCCATCCCTTTCCCTTCTCTCAGATGCTCTTGTCTCAGTAGCAAACCCACTCCCCAT GGGTTCTCGGTTTTGGCATCAGAGATTCCGTGGGAAGACAAGAACGTATGGAGCACTTTCGCTCTTTACATGTTCTGCCTCCATATTCCTCTCAGTTTTGGTGGTTTATCCATCCTTGCTCGCACCCTCCACACCCCTCTTCTCCATCCTCAGACCCAA GTGCTATCACTTGTGCTTCTCCAGTTGCTCGAACTTTCACTCACCCTCTTCCTTCTGAGGTCCACCGCCAAGCCTCAATTCAAATCATTCAACTTTCTTAAGGGCACTAACAACAGTGTCGGGAGAAACTGGGTGGTTGGTTCAGCTTTGGGTTTTGGAACTCTTGTGGCTTTTATCTTCCTCACTTCACTTGTAGCTCATCAACTCTTTCCTTCtcag GATGTGCACAACTCCGAATTGGATAAGATTATTGAGAGCGGGGAGGTGTCGAGAATTGGGTGTTTTGTTCTCTACTGCGTTGTAGCTCCCATACTTGAGGAGATTGTGTACAGACGATTTCTACTGACCTCCTTAGCGTCCACAATGGAATTGAGGAAGGCCCTTTTGATCAGCTCAGGAGTTTTTGCAGCATCTCACTTCTCTGGGGAGGATTTTGTGCAGCTGTTTGGGATAGGGTGCCTTCTCGGGGGATGTTACAGCTGGTCAGGGAACTTAGCCTCGTCCGTGGTCGTCCACTCCTTGTACAATGCCTTGACACTCCTCCTTGCGCTGCCTTCTTAG
- the LOC103828148 gene encoding uncharacterized protein LOC103828148 isoform X2 gives MILSPWLSLTPVVASPSLRPPPYSVFHPLSSIPFPSLRCSCLSSKPTPHGFSVLASEIPWEDKNVWSTFALYMFCLHIPLSFGGLSILARTLHTPLLHPQTQLLELSLTLFLLRSTAKPQFKSFNFLKGTNNSVGRNWVVGSALGFGTLVAFIFLTSLVAHQLFPSQDVHNSELDKIIESGEVSRIGCFVLYCVVAPILEEIVYRRFLLTSLASTMELRKALLISSGVFAASHFSGEDFVQLFGIGCLLGGCYSWSGNLASSVVVHSLYNALTLLLALPS, from the exons ATGATTCTATCCCCATGGCTTTCCCTCACGCCGGTGGTGGCTAGTCCTTCCCTCCGACCACCACCATATTCAGTGTTTCACCCTCTCTCCTCCATCCCTTTCCCTTCTCTCAGATGCTCTTGTCTCAGTAGCAAACCCACTCCCCAT GGGTTCTCGGTTTTGGCATCAGAGATTCCGTGGGAAGACAAGAACGTATGGAGCACTTTCGCTCTTTACATGTTCTGCCTCCATATTCCTCTCAGTTTTGGTGGTTTATCCATCCTTGCTCGCACCCTCCACACCCCTCTTCTCCATCCTCAGACCCAA TTGCTCGAACTTTCACTCACCCTCTTCCTTCTGAGGTCCACCGCCAAGCCTCAATTCAAATCATTCAACTTTCTTAAGGGCACTAACAACAGTGTCGGGAGAAACTGGGTGGTTGGTTCAGCTTTGGGTTTTGGAACTCTTGTGGCTTTTATCTTCCTCACTTCACTTGTAGCTCATCAACTCTTTCCTTCtcag GATGTGCACAACTCCGAATTGGATAAGATTATTGAGAGCGGGGAGGTGTCGAGAATTGGGTGTTTTGTTCTCTACTGCGTTGTAGCTCCCATACTTGAGGAGATTGTGTACAGACGATTTCTACTGACCTCCTTAGCGTCCACAATGGAATTGAGGAAGGCCCTTTTGATCAGCTCAGGAGTTTTTGCAGCATCTCACTTCTCTGGGGAGGATTTTGTGCAGCTGTTTGGGATAGGGTGCCTTCTCGGGGGATGTTACAGCTGGTCAGGGAACTTAGCCTCGTCCGTGGTCGTCCACTCCTTGTACAATGCCTTGACACTCCTCCTTGCGCTGCCTTCTTAG
- the LOC103828148 gene encoding uncharacterized protein LOC103828148 isoform X3 — MILSPWLSLTPVVASPSLRPPPYSVFHPLSSIPFPSLRCSCLSSKPTPHVLSLVLLQLLELSLTLFLLRSTAKPQFKSFNFLKGTNNSVGRNWVVGSALGFGTLVAFIFLTSLVAHQLFPSQDVHNSELDKIIESGEVSRIGCFVLYCVVAPILEEIVYRRFLLTSLASTMELRKALLISSGVFAASHFSGEDFVQLFGIGCLLGGCYSWSGNLASSVVVHSLYNALTLLLALPS, encoded by the exons ATGATTCTATCCCCATGGCTTTCCCTCACGCCGGTGGTGGCTAGTCCTTCCCTCCGACCACCACCATATTCAGTGTTTCACCCTCTCTCCTCCATCCCTTTCCCTTCTCTCAGATGCTCTTGTCTCAGTAGCAAACCCACTCCCCAT GTGCTATCACTTGTGCTTCTCCAGTTGCTCGAACTTTCACTCACCCTCTTCCTTCTGAGGTCCACCGCCAAGCCTCAATTCAAATCATTCAACTTTCTTAAGGGCACTAACAACAGTGTCGGGAGAAACTGGGTGGTTGGTTCAGCTTTGGGTTTTGGAACTCTTGTGGCTTTTATCTTCCTCACTTCACTTGTAGCTCATCAACTCTTTCCTTCtcag GATGTGCACAACTCCGAATTGGATAAGATTATTGAGAGCGGGGAGGTGTCGAGAATTGGGTGTTTTGTTCTCTACTGCGTTGTAGCTCCCATACTTGAGGAGATTGTGTACAGACGATTTCTACTGACCTCCTTAGCGTCCACAATGGAATTGAGGAAGGCCCTTTTGATCAGCTCAGGAGTTTTTGCAGCATCTCACTTCTCTGGGGAGGATTTTGTGCAGCTGTTTGGGATAGGGTGCCTTCTCGGGGGATGTTACAGCTGGTCAGGGAACTTAGCCTCGTCCGTGGTCGTCCACTCCTTGTACAATGCCTTGACACTCCTCCTTGCGCTGCCTTCTTAG
- the LOC103828151 gene encoding pentatricopeptide repeat-containing protein At2g20710, mitochondrial, whose amino-acid sequence MNHLLRPQFGSFRSSLPFRCSFLRFPKTVPSPDPVHDSLKRRIERAPDSMPSLTHLLHEWRQLGNKPGLSELRSIISSLHKLDRFSHALQVSEWMSDQQVYNLSTVDFEIRLLLIAKLGGLEEASKFLDTIPLKKRDFYVHNALLNSCKTHGSLSIAETTFQKMIDLGLASNNPKPYNTMLSLYHSAGDHDMVVKLLLEMDDQRLEPQGVPFGKLFSCFALASCVKDFVGMEKFLNKWRDRMEPWATCFFPACLYMELGSLDKSLSLFRKTEELLDDDCRKNMYGALMRVYCHKGEREDVYRLSNLAKLHGISFDATVTSEMIKFFALKHDFDGAHEIMEEWDTGAGDLGLSDFGHRKRCMKEEADKAINMLGKKWESKWESLTDMLQQNLAEGEDEDGERERRKRVTEALEGRLHERWNPKTTMTLSAYACVQYVEGRRDMESAAEILKLLNKQELVSRAMDKDRLCLKMVEAMRGGGYVGGQD is encoded by the exons ATGAATCATCTACTCCGCCCACAATTTGGAAGCTTCAGGAGTAGCCTTCCTTTCAGATGTTCCTTCCTTCGTTTCCCCAAAACCGTTCCTTCCCCCGATCCCGTTCACGACTCTCTCAAGCGTCGTATCGAACGCGCCCCAGATTCGATGCCCTCCCTCACCCATTTGCTCCACGAATGGCGACAACTCGGAAACAAACCGGGTCTTTCAGAACTCAGGAGCATCATCTCCTCCCTTCACAAATTGGACCGCTTCTCCCACGCCCTCCAG GTTTCGGAGTGGATGAGTGACCAACAAGTTTACAATCTGTCTACGGTGGATTTCGAGATTCGGCTTCTCTTGATTGCTAAACTTGGTGGTCTTGAAGAAGCCAGCAAGTTCTTGGACACCATTCCCTTGAAGAAGAGGGACTTTTACGTGCACAACGCTCTCTTGAACTCTTGCAAAACCCACGGCTCCCTGAGCATTGCCGAGACCACGTTTCAGAAGATGATAGACCTCGGCTTGGCTTCcaacaaccctaaaccctacaacACCATGCTCTCTCTCTACCACAGTGCTGGAGATCACGACATGGTTGTCAAGCTCCTGCTCGAGATGGACGACCAAAGATTAGAACCCCAAGGAGTTCCCTTTGGCAAGCTCTTTTCCTGTTTCGCTCTCGCATCATGCGTCAAAGACTTTGTGGGAATGGAGAAGTTTCTCAACAAGTGGAGGGACCGGATGGAGCCATGGGCCACATGCTTCTTCCCTGCATGCCTCTATATGGAACTTGGATCTCTTGATAAGAGTTTGTCTTTGTTTCGTAAGACTGAGGAGTTACTCGATGATGACTGCAGAAAAAACATGTATGGAGCTCTCATGAGAGTCTATTGTCATAAAGGCGAAAGAGAGGACGTTTACCGTCTCTCCAACTTGGCTAAACTCCACGGGATATCCTTCGACGCCACTGTAACTTCTGAGATGATCAAGTTCTTTGCCTTGAAGCACGATTTTGATGGGGCTCACGAGATCATGGAAGAGTGGGATACAGGGGCTGGAGATCTTGGTCTTTCAGATTTTGGTCACCGGAAAAGATGCATGAAAGAGGAGGCTGATAAAGCTATCAACATGCTTGGGAAGAAGTGGGAGAGCAAGTGGGAGAGTTTGACTGACATGTTACAGCAAAACTTGGCGGAGGGTGAGGACGAGGATGGTGAAAgggagaggaggaagagagtgACGGAGGCCTTGGAGGGGAGGCTGCACGAACGCTGGAACCCAAAGACCACTATGACTCTCTCCGCTTACGCCTGCGTGCAGTATGTCGAGGGTCGAAGGGACATGGAAAGTGCAGCTGAGATTCTCAAACTGCTTAACAAACAAGAGCTAGTGTCACGTGCAATGGACAAAGACAGATTGTGTTTGAAGATGGTGGAGGCTATGAGAGGTGGAGGATACGTTGGTGGACAAGACTAG
- the LOC103828149 gene encoding riboflavin synthase: MMGTHSLNLLPKAFPPTLASSLRPNLLRFDSTRHRRSRRQNLSIRSVFTGIVEEMGHVKDLGLADHGGGGFDLKIGARVVLEDVKLGDSIAVNGTCLTVTHFDTEAFTVGLAPETLRKTSLEELERGSLVNLERALQPVSRMGGHVVQGHVDGTGVIVSMEAEGDSLWVKVRADKALLKYIVPKGFVAVDGTSLTVVDVSDEDSCFNFMLVAYTQLNVVIPTKKVGQKVNLEVDIMGKYVERLLLSMNNNTPQENKG; this comes from the exons ATGATGGGGACTCACTCTTTGAATCTGCTTCCGAAAGCATTTCCTCCAACCTTGGCTTCTTCACTCAGACCAAATCTCCTCAGATTCGACTCAACAAGGCATCGGAGGAGTCGGAGGCAAAATCTGAGCATCCGATCCGTGTTCACGGGAATCGTGGAAGAAATGGGCCACGTAAAGGATCTGGGGTTGGCTGACCACGGCGGCGGCGGCTTCGACCTTAAGATCGGGGCGAGAGTGGTGCTGGAGGACGTGAAGCTTGGCGACAGCATCGCCGTCAACGGCACTTGCCTTACAGTCACCCATTTCGACACCGAGGCGTTCACCGTGGGGCTGGCACCGGAGACGCTGCGAAAGACGTCGCTGGAGGAGCTGGAGAGAGGGTCTCTGGTGAATCTGGAGCGTGCGCTGCAGCCGGTGAGCCGCATGGGCGGACACGTGGTGCAGGGACACGTGGACGGTACGGGAGTGATAGTTTCGATGGAAGCCGAGGGAGATTCGCTGTGGGTGAAGGTGAGAGCGGACAAGGCTTTGCTCAAATACATTGTCCCCAAGGGCTTTGTCGCCGTCGACGGGACGAGCCTGACGGTGGTGGACGTGTCTGACGAGGACAGCTGCTTTAACTTCATGCTCGTTGCTTACACGCAGCTCAATGTCGTGATTCCCACCAAGAAAGTTGGGCAGAAAGTGAACCTCGAGGTTGACATCATGGGCAAATACGTTGAGAGGCTTCTTCTCTCCATGAACAACAACACTCCCCAG GAAAACAAGGGCTGA
- the LOC103828152 gene encoding mannan endo-1,4-beta-mannosidase 2, with protein sequence MIQTDRHSSELTSLVGVVFSDSFKKKSSAGNLSVGNLLFPVWAWGDSESEQKKKLARVQGIVKYLKLIGGGRRGNMGPVIPILGFLTCAAFMYLSLGFRGGEPEVGFVSRNGTQFVLDGKPLYVNGWNSYWFMDHAVNDHSRHRVGAMLQAGSKMGLTVCRTWAFNDGGYNALQISPGRFDERVFKALDHVIAEAKTHGVRLLLSLVNNLQAYGGKTQYVNWAWQEGVGLSSSNDSFFFDPSIRRYFKNYLTVLLTRKNSITGIEYRNDPTIFAWELINEPRCFTDISGDTLQDWINEMTAFIKSIDNKHLLTVGLEGFYGPKSPKRLTVNPERWASELGSDFVRNSESPNIDFASVHIYPDHWFHDQGFEDKVKFVVKWMLSHIEDGDQELKKPVLFTEFGLSNLNKDYEPSQRDRFYRTIFDLVYKSAKRKRSGAGTLVWQFLIQGMEGFNDDFGIVPWEKKSIQRLMTEQSCRLARVTGRHLQDKKSREICSHRP encoded by the exons ATGATACAAACAGACAGACATTCTTCTGAACTAACCTCTCTAGTTGGTGTTGTTTTTTCTGATTCTTTCAAAAAGAAATCATCGGCTGGCAATTTGTCTGTGGGTAACTTATTGTTTCCCGTCTGGGCTTGGGGAGATTCGGAAtcggaacaaaaaaaaaaactggcgAGAGTACAAGGGATCGTGAAATATCTGAAGCTAATAGGAGGAGGCAGAAGAGGCAATATGGGCCCAGTGATACCAATTCTGGGCTTCCTTACATGTGCCGCCTTTATGTATCTCTCCTTGGGGTTCAGAGGAGGGGAGCCCGAGGTAGGGTTCGTGAGTCGGAACGGCACGCAGTTCGTGTTGGATGGCAAGCCTCTGTATGTGAATGGGTGGAACTCGTACTGGTTCATGGACCACGCCGTCAATGATCATAGCAGGCACCGTGTGGGTGCAATGCTCCAAGCTGGATCCAAAATGGGCCTCACTGTGTGTCGAACCTGGGCTTTCAATGATGGTGGCTACAACGCTCTCCAGATCTCTCCTGGCCGATTCGACGAACGCGTCTTCAAG GCCTTGGATCATGTAATCGCAGAGGCAAAAACACATGGTGTTAGGTTGCTTCTTAGCTTAGTCAATAACCTCCAAGCCTATGGAGGCAAGACTCAGTACGTCAACTGGGCATGGCAAGAAGGCGTTGGCCTCAGCTCCTCCAACGATTCTTTCTTCTTTGACCCATCTATCCGCAGATACTTCAAGAACTATCTCACT GTCCTGCTGACCCGCAAAAACTCGATAACAGGGATAGAGTACAGAAACGACCCTACCATATTTGCGTGGGAGTTGATAAACGAGCCTCGCTGCTTCACTGATATCTCTGGGGATACTCTCCAA GACTGGATTAACGAAATGACAGCATTCATTAAATCGATTGACAACAAGCATCTTCTTACCGTCGGCTTGGAAGGTTTCTACGGTCCCAAGAGCCCAAAACGGCTGACGGTGAACCCAGAAAGATGGGCCTCTGAGCTTGGGTCAGATTTTGTTCGAAACTCTGAGTCCCCAAACATTGATTTTGCATCGGTTCATATCTACCCTGATCACTG GTTTCACGATCAGGGGTTTGAAGACAAAGTAAAGTTTGTGGTGAAATGGATGCTATCTCACATTGAAGACGGGGACCAGGAACTGAAGAAGCCTGTTCTCTTCACCGAGTTCGGGCTATCGAATCTGAACAAAGACTATGAGCCGTCGCAGCGTGATCGGTTCTACAGAACAATCTTTGATCTTGTATACAAATCAGCCAAGCGCAAGAGGTCAGGGGCAGGAACACTGGTGTGGCAGTTTTTGATACAAGGCATGGAAGGTTTCAACGATGACTTTGGGATAGTCCCCTGGGAGAAAAAATCGATACAGAGACTAATGACTGAGCAATCTTGCAGATTGGCTCGGGTCACAGGACGCCATCTTCAGGACAAGAAATCGAGAGAAATATGTTCGCACAGACCATGA
- the LOC103828156 gene encoding uncharacterized protein LOC103828156 — MDRQNSDDIVRFLDGMASSDDVLFGFLDEGNQSPEDFPDSGNLNGGGDIDDVDDNSNCNPEENKAFWQEQEKLLQGTLYRTSSIETKIRQATKEALKEVKAKGLYCVCRRPVAGGCRSCLRGEISRHLRDVAGYDCVISKSKWRSSQDIPAGEHEYIEILDRSGSKKGEMRVVIELSFRAEFEIAKGGEEYKRLISRLPEVYVGKTERLRSLIKILCIAGKKCLRDKKMHMGPWRKHKYMQAKWLGTCDRSSSLEAAVVSETNEPENWVPLVKPRVSMLNYDGLSTGMGRSAAVTVV; from the exons ATGGATCGTCAAAATTCTGATGACATCGTGAGATTTCTCGATGGAATGGCTAGCTCCGACGACGTTCTATTCGGTTTCCTCGACGAAGGAAACCAGTCACCGGAAGACTTCCCGGACTCCGGTAACCTCAACGGTGGTGGAGATATAGACGATGTTGACGACAATAGCAATTGCAATCCTGAAGAAAACAAAGCTTTCTGGCAGGAACAAGAAAAACTTCTTCag GGGACACTGTATCGGACAAGTTCAATTGAGACAAAGATTAGACAAGCGACAAAGGAAGCACTGAAAGAAGTTAAAGCAAAGGGTCTTTATTGTGTCTGCCGACGACCCGTTGCTGGCGGTTGCCGGAGCTGCTTACGTGGTGAAATCTCTAGACACCTTCGAGATGTGGCCGGCTACGACTGCGTCATCTCCAAATCCAAGTGGAGAAGCTCTCAAGACATCCCTGCAG GGGAACACGAATACATAGAGATCTTGGACCGGTCTGGTTCGAAGAAAGGCGAGATGCGAGTGGTGATTGAGTTATCATTCAGGGCAGAGTTCGAGATTGCAAAAGGCGGTGAAGAGTACAAAAGGCTTATCAGCCGATTGCCGGAGGTTTACGTCGGAAAAACCGAGAGGCTCAGATCCCTGATCAAGATATTGTGCATCGCCGGGAAGAAATGCTTGAGAGACAAGAAAATGCATATGGGACCCTGGAGAAAACACAAGTACATGCAAGCCAAGTGGCTTGGCACGTGCGATAGATCGAGCTCCTTGGAAGCGGCCGTGGTCTCGGAGACCAATGAACCGGAGAATTGGGTGCCGCTGGTGAAGCCTAGGGTTTCCATGCTGAACTACGATGGTCTGTCTACCGGGATGGGCCGTTCTGCCGCTGTAACAGTCGTGTGA